A window from Vigna angularis cultivar LongXiaoDou No.4 chromosome 7, ASM1680809v1, whole genome shotgun sequence encodes these proteins:
- the LOC108338173 gene encoding protein SMAX1-LIKE 6 isoform X1 → MPTPVSIARQCLTDEAARALDEAVAVARRRCHAQTTSLHAVSALLAMPTSALREACGRARSGAGAARFSGGYSPRLQFRALELSVGVSLDRLPSSKGGGGGGGEEEPPVSNSLMAAIKRSQANQRRQPESFHAFQQSQHGGTASFLKVELKHFVLSILDDPIVSRVFAEAGFRSCDIKLALLQPPLPPVQHRFARAPPVFLCNLEPDRPDENIRRIAEVLSRKSKRNPLLMGVYAKSALRGFVEMVQKGRGGSVLSSELRVVCLEREIGEFVKRGGSGEEVVGVKLKDLEQQCEGCSGSMVVSFGEVEVFVGEDADVDAVRFVVSGLTRLSKIGGGKVSLLGVAETSHAYSKFLGLFPNVENEWDLHLLTVTSATPSMEGLYSKSSLMGSFVPFGGFFSTPEIRSPLNSTNGSFTRCDKCNEKCEQEVADVLKVGPSSSNSTSSPWLQKIVNVDNHRGLDVAKLWLHIFKNGLHYPVQTSGENTSLNDKMLGFQNKWNDICQRLHHKGSLPHFDISQTRPQAPILETLRFGPGFKESSSKDPSRTEFPYSTTQMSYMPKGLHITFPLPSDTVSVHTVTGSDSKVSEALQIDAKTPRVVPSSVLDHRSSLSHTPVTTDLGLGTLYTSTSQNPDTPKLQDQRKHVQQLSDSISTDCDAINETTSHQIPRSSWSGSNFDGKFDLADFKSLNRVLAESVGWQDEAIRAISQTLSLGKFGSGKSRGSQGRADTWLAFLGPDRLGKRKIASVLAETIFGNSESLISVDLGFQDSFSPLNSVFECQKSRCYDVLRRKTIVDYIAGELSKKPHSVVFLENVDKADFLVQTSLLQAVRAGKFPDSHGRAISINNTIFLVASTKDSSSLVSDESKMFSEERILEAKRCQMQLLLGHASEDAKTIGRTNVKVVASKGFSKSSSLNKRKQTDTSDSKKGTASKMQRQDSESSRSYLDLNMPVEESDEGVNDNDQESESITENTDTWLSDFFDQIDEKVVFKPFNFDELAEQVLKNIGLLFQRTFGSELRLEIDYEVMTHILAAAWLSDKKNAVENWVEHVLGRCFVEAQKKYHHPVSQYVVRLVNCESNFVEEQAPGVCLPARINLD, encoded by the exons ATGCCGACGCCGGTCAGCATAGCAAGGCAATGCTTGACGGACGAGGCGGCGCGTGCGCTAGATGAGGCGGTGGCCGTGGCGCGGCGCCGCTGCCACGCGCAGACGACGTCGCTCCACGCCGTCTCGGCTCTGCTTGCCATGCCAACCTCCGCCCTGCGCGAGGCCTGCGGCCGCGCGCGCTCGGGCGCTGGCGCCGCCAGGTTCTCCGGCGGGTACTCGCCGCGGCTGCAGTTCCGGGCGCTGGAGCTCTCCGTGGGCGTGTCGCTGGACCGGCTTCCGTCGTCAAAGGGGGGTGGCGGCGGGGGCGGTGAGGAGGAACCGCCGGTGTCGAACTCGCTCATGGCGGCCATCAAGCGGTCGCAGGCGAACCAGCGGCGGCAGCCGGAGAGCTTCCACGCGTTCCAGCAGAGCCAGCACGGGGGAACGGCGTCGTTTCTGAAAGTGGAGCTGAAGCACTTCGTTTTGTCAATCCTCGATGATCCAATCGTGAGTCGGGTTTTTGCGGAAGCAGGGTTTCGAAGCTGTGACATCAAACTCGCGCTGCTTCAACCGCCGCTTCCTCCGGTCCAGCACCGGTTCGCCCGGGCCCCTCCAGTTTTTCTCTGCAACCTCGAACCGGACCGTCCCGACGAAAATATTCGCAGGATCGCGGAGGTTCTGTCTAGAAAGAGCAAGCGAAACCCTTTATTGATGGGTGTTTATGCAAAGAGTGCTCTGAGAGGTTTTGTTGAGATGGTTCAGAAGGGTCGAGGGGGTTCTGTTTTGAGTTCGGAGTTGAGGGTGGTTTGTTTGGAGAGGGAGATTGGGGAATTTGTGAAAAGGGGTGGGAGTGGTGAAGAGGTGGTGGGTGTGAAGTTGAAGGACTTGGAGCAGCAATGCGAGGGCTGTTCTGGTTCTATGGTTGTTAGTTTCGGTGAGGTTGAGGTTTTTGTAGGGGAGGATGCGGATGTTGATGCTGTTAGGTTTGTTGTTTCGGGGCTAACGAGGTTGTCAAAGATTGGTGGCGGAAAGGTTTCTTTGCTGGGTGTGGCGGAAACCTCTCACGCTTATTCGAAGTTCTTGGGTCTGTTTCCTAATGTGGAAAACGAGTGGGATCTTCATTTGCTCACTGTCACTTCTGCCACACCTTCTATGGAAGGACTCTACTCTAAGTCCAG CTTGATGGGGTCCTTTGTTCCATTTGGTGGGTTCTTTTCTACACCTGAAATCAGAAGTCCCCTGAACTCCACAAATGGATCTTTTACCCGTTGTGACAAATGCAATGAAAAATGTGAACAAGAAGTTGCTGATGTTCTGAAGGTAGGTCCTTCGTCTAGTAACTCAACAAGCTCACCCTGGTTACAAAAGATTGTTAATGTGGACAACCATAGAGGGTTGGATGTGGCAAAG TTATGGCTGCATATATTTAAGAATGGGCTCCATTATCCAGTGCAGACCAGTGGAGAAAATACAAGTTTGAATGATAAGATGTTGGGATTTCAAAACAAATGGAATGATATTTGTCAGCGTCTTCATCACAAAGGCTCACTGCCTCACTTTGATATTTCTCAGACAAGGCCTCAAGCTCCAATACTTGAGACTTTACGGTTTGGTCCAGGTTTTAAGGAAAGCAGCAGTAAAGATCCATCACGCACTGAATTCCCATATTCTACTACTCAAATGTCTTACATGCCCAAAGGGTTGCATATTACTTTTCCATTACCTTCTGATACAGTCAGTGTTCATACTGTAACTGGTAGTGATTCAAAAGTCTCAGAGGCACTGCAAATTGATGCCAAGACCCCTAGGGTTGTCCCTTCGAGTGTGCTTGACCACAGATCATCTTTATCCCATACACCTGTGACCACAGATTTAGGATTGGGAACGTTATATACATCAACATCTCAGAATCCAGATACCCCAAAACTACAAGATCAGAGAAAGCATGTTCAGCAATTGTCAGACTCTATTTCAACTGATTGTGATGCTATTAATGAAACTACCTCACACCAAATTCCTAGATCTTCTTGGTCTGGTTCAAATTTTGATGGGAAATTTGATTTAGCAGATTTCAAGTCTCTTAATCGAGTTCTTGCTGAATCGGTTGGCTGGCAGGATGAAGCCATCCGTGCTATCAGTCAAACTTTGTCCCTTGGTAAATTTGGTTCAGGAAAGAGTAGAGGTTCACAAGGTAGAGCAGACACATGGTTGGCTTTCCTTGGACCAGATAGACTTGGCAAACGAAAAATTGCTTCAGTTCTTGCAGAGACTATTTTTGGAAACTCTGAAAGCCTAATCTCTGTGGATCTGGGCTTCCAGGATAGCTTTTCCCCATTGAACTCTGTTTTTGAATGCCAAAAATCACGTTGTTATGATGTGCTCAGGAGGAAGACAATTGTGGACTATATTGCTGGAGAGTTGAGTAAAAAACCCCATTCCGTTGTCTTTCTTGAAAACGTAGATAAAGCTGATTTTCTGGTGCAGACTAGTTTGTTGCAGGCAGTAAGAGCTGGCAAATTTCCAGATTCTCATGGAAGGGCAATTAGCATCAATAACACAATCTTTCTTGTAGCCTCAACTAAAGATAGTAGTTCTTTGGTTTCAGATGAGTCTAAGATGTTTTCAGAGGAAAGAATCCTTGAAGCCAAAAGATGTCAAATGCAATTACTACTAGGACATGCTTCCGAGGATGCCAAAACAATTGGTAGAACAAATGTCAAGGTTGTAGCAAGTAAAGGTTTTTCCAAATCATCATCTCTGAACAAAAGAAAGCAGACTGATACTAGTGACTCCAAGAAGGGAACAGCAAGCAAGATGCAGAGACAGGACAGTGAGTCATCTCGATCCTATCTGGATCTAAACATGCCTGTAGAGGAGAGTGATGAGGGTGTGAATGACAATGACCAAGAAAGTGAATCCATAACAGAAAACACAGACACCTGGTTAAGTGACTTCTTTGATCAAATTGATGAGAAAGTGGTGTTTAAGCCATTCAACTTTGATGAGCTTGCTGAGCAAGTGTTGAAAAACATTGGCCTACTATTTCAAAGGACATTCGGATCAGAG